Proteins encoded within one genomic window of Spirochaetales bacterium:
- a CDS encoding DUF4416 family protein: MGHIKPYTPVKLVTGILTSAPAAEPALLRELTARFGTIDYRSPSLPFGYTGYYDGEMGTPITRFFFSFSDLILPDRLSGIKRATNLIETSFMIDGNRKVNIDPGILSLSNFILATTKISSHRIPLTDGMYGEITLLFQKGSFRPLEWTYPDYRDGKYIGILNTVRELYKKQLESNK; the protein is encoded by the coding sequence ATGGGACACATAAAGCCTTATACCCCGGTCAAACTCGTGACGGGTATCCTGACAAGCGCCCCGGCAGCGGAACCTGCATTACTCCGCGAACTGACCGCACGTTTCGGAACTATCGATTACCGCAGTCCGTCGTTACCCTTCGGTTATACCGGCTACTATGACGGCGAAATGGGCACCCCCATCACGCGGTTCTTTTTTTCCTTTTCCGACCTCATCCTGCCTGACCGTCTTTCCGGCATCAAGCGCGCGACGAACCTGATCGAAACCTCTTTTATGATAGACGGCAACCGGAAGGTCAATATCGATCCGGGGATTCTCTCCCTGAGTAATTTTATCCTCGCAACGACGAAGATCTCCTCGCACCGTATCCCCCTCACGGACGGCATGTACGGCGAAATCACCCTCCTCTTTCAAAAAGGGAGCTTCCGGCCCCTCGAATGGACCTATCCTGATTACCGTGACGGGAAGTACATCGGGATCCTCAATACCGTAAGGGAGTTGTATAAAAAACAACTTGAATCGAACAAGTAG
- a CDS encoding AAA family ATPase — translation MADREYKTKFLSLIESIPLYSPQEMFDILSENGYIDQEEARKAVCLMAYRHIGRVKKIYLGNIDRNRLPAKENIMLIGPTGCGKTYLIELLFEKVLKLPTVTIDITSYSETGYVGQDVGSIMTKLLYAARDVPHFASVGIVCIDEFDKIAAGKNTAVFAGQGTTKDVTGFGVQRELLKMLEAAEIDVPSELSHSTYAPRVAFNTADVPFIACGTFSGFRKVLKFSMQEEHIGFNREADIGLSGGISQPLSREDVEKAANFEAYGLMPELVGRFARIIPFNPLSEETLKDILHRNTIVKYINELILDGIRLVVDDAVYEVIVKRCLKKETGARGLHALITEHLENACFDAYSAKKRDIAIHLTVKDDTIVSTIEE, via the coding sequence GTGGCAGACAGGGAATACAAGACAAAGTTTTTATCCCTTATCGAAAGCATTCCTCTTTACAGCCCGCAGGAAATGTTCGATATCCTGAGTGAAAACGGGTATATCGATCAGGAAGAAGCCCGAAAGGCGGTCTGTCTTATGGCATACCGTCACATCGGCAGGGTGAAAAAGATCTACCTCGGCAATATCGACCGGAACAGGCTTCCGGCAAAGGAAAACATCATGCTGATCGGTCCGACCGGCTGCGGGAAAACCTACCTGATCGAACTGCTTTTTGAAAAGGTGCTGAAGCTTCCCACCGTCACTATCGATATCACCTCCTACTCTGAAACAGGATATGTGGGACAGGATGTGGGAAGCATCATGACGAAACTCCTTTACGCGGCGCGTGATGTCCCCCATTTCGCTTCCGTGGGGATTGTCTGCATCGACGAGTTCGACAAAATAGCAGCCGGCAAGAATACGGCGGTGTTCGCGGGTCAGGGAACCACAAAAGACGTGACCGGATTCGGCGTCCAGCGGGAACTTCTGAAAATGCTCGAGGCGGCGGAAATCGATGTGCCGAGTGAACTCAGCCATTCGACATACGCACCGCGGGTCGCGTTCAACACAGCGGATGTCCCTTTTATTGCCTGCGGTACCTTTTCCGGTTTCAGAAAGGTACTCAAGTTCAGCATGCAGGAAGAACATATCGGTTTTAACAGGGAAGCGGATATCGGGCTCTCCGGCGGTATTTCACAGCCCCTCTCACGTGAGGATGTGGAAAAGGCGGCCAATTTCGAGGCGTACGGACTCATGCCCGAACTCGTGGGCCGGTTCGCGCGGATTATCCCTTTCAACCCCCTGTCCGAGGAAACACTGAAAGATATTCTGCACCGGAACACGATTGTCAAGTATATCAACGAATTGATCCTCGACGGTATCAGGCTCGTCGTGGATGATGCGGTCTATGAGGTCATCGTCAAGCGTTGTCTGAAAAAGGAGACCGGGGCCAGGGGACTGCATGCTCTCATTACCGAACATCTTGAAAATGCCTGTTTTGACGCCTACTCCGCAAAGAAAAGGGATATCGCCATTCATCTTACGGTAAAGGACGATACCATCGTCAGTACGATCGAGGAGTAA
- a CDS encoding TIGR04255 family protein, translating to MNDLPKNINPCPIIEADIEIRFTSMLPDDAVFGVIYSKISSDFPHVRKLPILQIPEAIRSKDPSLIYNAHYSLTNDKEPLQFNIGPRAIIFVNIDEYIGWDKYFSFINDVLDKIDLKNIILKTQRIGLRYINFFDLLLFNKINLDIKINNKEIRDESTHLRTEIKDEGYIKIIKITNNLPVKIKGKEIVGSLIDIDCIYNIGDSNSINIIEYKKIIDNGHNKEKTTFFNLLKPDFLKSLNPEY from the coding sequence ATGAATGATTTACCAAAAAATATTAATCCTTGTCCAATAATAGAGGCAGATATTGAGATCAGATTTACTTCTATGCTTCCAGATGATGCCGTATTTGGAGTAATTTACTCAAAAATTTCCTCAGATTTTCCGCACGTAAGGAAATTGCCTATTTTACAAATTCCCGAGGCTATACGATCAAAAGATCCAAGCTTAATATATAATGCGCATTACTCACTTACTAATGATAAGGAGCCATTACAATTTAATATTGGACCACGTGCAATAATTTTCGTGAATATCGATGAATATATTGGTTGGGATAAATATTTTTCGTTTATTAATGATGTTTTAGATAAAATTGATTTGAAAAATATTATATTGAAGACACAACGGATTGGTCTTCGATATATAAATTTTTTTGATCTTTTATTATTCAATAAGATAAATCTCGATATAAAAATTAATAATAAAGAAATTCGGGATGAAAGTACTCATTTGAGGACCGAAATAAAGGATGAAGGCTATATAAAAATCATTAAAATTACAAATAATTTGCCAGTTAAAATTAAAGGGAAAGAAATTGTGGGTTCACTTATTGATATAGATTGCATATATAATATTGGAGACTCTAATTCAATAAATATTATCGAATATAAAAAAATAATCGATAATGGTCACAATAAAGAGAAAACGACATTTTTTAATTTATTAAAACCCGATTTCTTGAAATCCTTAAATCCTGAGTATTAA